One window from the genome of Aneurinibacillus sp. REN35 encodes:
- a CDS encoding bifunctional transcriptional activator/DNA repair enzyme AdaA: protein MDTKTLDEIGAHPIPAEWWQAIIHNDASYDDKFYYAVKTTGIFCRPSCKSRPPNIHNVRIFLHAQQALSAKFRPCKRCKPNGLQLPDEEWVAQIIDFIDTHYYEALTLKTLADMCHGSPYHLQRTFKRIKGITPIDYIQQIRVSKAAHYLMATNKNITEISLAIGMPNPAYFATLFKKMTGYTPTGYRHINGGKHTMEGLSNGGK from the coding sequence ATGGATACCAAAACACTCGATGAAATCGGGGCGCATCCTATACCGGCCGAATGGTGGCAAGCCATTATCCACAATGACGCATCCTATGACGACAAATTCTATTATGCGGTAAAAACCACGGGGATTTTTTGTCGTCCATCCTGCAAATCGAGACCTCCTAACATACACAATGTACGAATCTTTTTGCATGCGCAGCAGGCCCTATCAGCTAAGTTCCGCCCATGTAAGCGATGCAAGCCAAACGGTCTCCAACTCCCCGATGAAGAATGGGTAGCACAAATCATCGACTTCATCGACACGCATTATTACGAGGCACTCACACTGAAAACATTGGCCGATATGTGCCACGGGAGTCCCTATCATTTGCAGCGTACATTCAAACGCATTAAGGGAATCACTCCGATTGACTATATCCAGCAAATAAGAGTTTCCAAAGCCGCTCACTATCTTATGGCTACGAATAAAAACATTACTGAGATCAGCCTCGCGATAGGTATGCCTAATCCGGCTTATTTTGCAACGCTATTCAAAAAGATGACAGGGTATACACCTACAGGCTATCGGCATATAAACGGCGGAAAGCACACGATGGAGGGATTGTCTAATGGAGGGAAATAG
- a CDS encoding cell wall hydrolase — protein sequence MRAEAEGEGDLGMLMVGNVGVNRIRGDCLDFKPITNMNQMVFQTPGGFEATQKGYFYQRARPNEIRLARKVINGERFDPARFALWFFRPSGACPDRWYNQPNSGRYKSHCFFQPNQGECPTVY from the coding sequence ATGCGTGCAGAAGCAGAAGGTGAAGGCGATCTGGGTATGCTTATGGTGGGAAATGTAGGGGTAAATCGGATTCGGGGCGATTGTTTGGATTTTAAGCCCATCACAAATATGAATCAGATGGTCTTTCAAACACCAGGAGGGTTTGAAGCGACACAAAAAGGATATTTCTACCAGAGGGCAAGGCCGAATGAGATTCGATTAGCAAGAAAAGTAATCAACGGAGAACGATTTGATCCAGCCCGGTTTGCGCTCTGGTTTTTCAGACCATCAGGTGCTTGTCCGGATAGATGGTACAATCAACCGAATTCGGGTCGGTATAAGTCGCACTGCTTTTTCCAACCAAATCAAGGCGAATGTCCTACAGTATATTAG
- the gerQ gene encoding spore coat protein GerQ has translation MSYMYNPGGMNVQSPQYGYGWSMPGTQSGTPSTSQPVQTTPSMGQGGTMLPIEQSYIENILRLNRGKTADVHMTFDHEGGSQSKIFRGVIEAAGRDHIILSEPSTGKRYLLLTVYLDYITFDEPIAYSYPFGGTAPLTTYSPR, from the coding sequence ATGTCTTACATGTATAATCCAGGTGGAATGAACGTACAGTCTCCGCAGTACGGATATGGATGGAGTATGCCGGGTACACAGAGCGGGACGCCCTCAACATCGCAACCCGTGCAGACTACACCTTCTATGGGGCAGGGTGGCACCATGCTTCCGATTGAACAATCGTATATCGAAAACATTCTTCGTCTTAATCGTGGCAAGACGGCTGATGTGCATATGACGTTCGACCATGAAGGCGGCAGTCAGTCCAAAATATTTCGGGGTGTAATTGAGGCAGCCGGACGTGACCATATCATTCTCAGTGAACCATCTACAGGTAAGCGATATTTACTGTTGACCGTGTATTTAGATTATATAACATTCGATGAGCCGATCGCTTACAGTTATCCATTTGGCGGCACCGCGCCGCTCACCACATATTCGCCAAGATAG
- a CDS encoding PTS fructose transporter subunit IIABC, with the protein MRITELLEADTIVLDLSATTKQGVIDELSQKLERAGKLYDLERFRKAIFAREAQSTTGIGKGVAFPHAKTDAVKTPAIAFGRSSKGVAYDALDGKPSHLFFMIAVTQGADTVHLETLSRLSSLVRDEALRHRLLTASTQEEVLHAISDKENERDKQTADAATDPLSADAPAAQVLAVTACPTGIAHTYMAADALKAKAQELGIPLKVETSGAGGIKNELSKEEIDQAIAVIIAADKQVDLSRFAGKCVIQVPVTMGIHKPQELLERAVKQDGPICCGGEQGSREKAGGLMHGLYRHLMNGISHTLPFMIGGGILVALAHAFGFEGANPNTIAQHPVAAALQMIGSEYVLTLTIPVLAAFIAMSIADRSGFAPGMVGGLMAAVGEAGFLGGLLAGFAAGYISRGVKKVCAGLPSVLDDVKPVLIYPLLGILCTGLLMMYVVIIPAQAVNEGVKAWLSYMGTSNLIVFGLVLGSMMAVDMGGPMNKIAYTFGLAMIDAGQYAPFAAIMAGGMVPPLGLALATTFFANRFTHKERETGKVAYIQGFSFITEGAIPFVAADPVRVLPAAMAGSALAGALAMAFGIKLRVPHGGIFVIPIVQGSILLYMLAIVAGACVTALLVGLLKKPIQPPTEEADRKT; encoded by the coding sequence ATGAGGATTACAGAGCTTCTGGAAGCGGATACGATTGTGCTAGACCTATCCGCCACCACAAAGCAGGGGGTAATCGACGAATTAAGCCAGAAGCTGGAGCGGGCGGGTAAGCTGTACGATTTAGAGCGCTTTCGAAAAGCGATTTTTGCGCGTGAAGCGCAGAGCACGACAGGCATCGGCAAAGGAGTTGCATTCCCGCATGCCAAGACGGATGCGGTGAAAACACCTGCGATTGCATTCGGCCGCTCGTCAAAAGGAGTGGCTTACGATGCGTTAGATGGGAAGCCCAGTCATTTGTTCTTTATGATTGCGGTTACGCAAGGCGCAGATACGGTACATTTAGAGACCCTCTCCCGTTTATCCTCTTTAGTCAGGGATGAAGCCCTGCGGCACCGCCTGCTTACAGCATCTACGCAAGAGGAAGTGCTGCACGCAATTAGCGATAAAGAAAACGAACGGGACAAACAGACGGCAGACGCCGCCACAGATCCACTTTCAGCAGACGCACCTGCAGCTCAAGTGCTCGCTGTCACGGCTTGTCCGACAGGAATCGCTCATACGTACATGGCGGCCGATGCATTGAAAGCAAAAGCACAAGAGCTTGGAATTCCGCTTAAAGTGGAGACGAGTGGCGCAGGCGGCATTAAAAATGAATTGAGCAAGGAAGAGATTGATCAAGCCATTGCTGTTATTATAGCGGCGGACAAGCAGGTTGATTTGTCCCGCTTTGCAGGGAAGTGTGTGATTCAAGTTCCTGTCACAATGGGAATCCATAAGCCGCAGGAGCTGCTGGAGAGAGCGGTAAAACAAGATGGACCGATTTGCTGCGGCGGGGAACAGGGCAGCCGGGAGAAGGCGGGTGGGCTGATGCATGGTCTTTATCGGCATTTGATGAATGGCATCTCTCATACGCTTCCTTTTATGATTGGCGGGGGCATATTGGTCGCTCTTGCGCATGCGTTTGGATTTGAGGGGGCGAATCCGAATACAATTGCACAGCATCCGGTGGCGGCAGCGCTTCAAATGATTGGGTCAGAATATGTGCTGACGCTTACCATTCCTGTACTGGCAGCATTTATCGCAATGAGTATCGCTGATCGTTCGGGCTTTGCGCCGGGGATGGTAGGCGGGTTGATGGCTGCGGTTGGTGAGGCAGGTTTTCTTGGTGGATTGCTTGCCGGATTTGCGGCCGGTTATATTAGTAGAGGAGTAAAGAAAGTCTGTGCCGGACTGCCTTCTGTGCTAGACGATGTAAAGCCTGTGCTTATCTATCCTCTATTGGGTATTCTTTGTACAGGCTTGCTTATGATGTATGTGGTGATTATTCCTGCTCAAGCTGTTAATGAGGGAGTGAAAGCCTGGCTGTCTTATATGGGTACGAGCAATCTGATAGTATTCGGGCTGGTTCTGGGTAGTATGATGGCGGTCGATATGGGCGGACCAATGAATAAAATCGCTTATACGTTCGGTCTTGCTATGATCGATGCGGGACAGTATGCGCCGTTTGCCGCTATTATGGCTGGCGGAATGGTACCGCCGCTTGGACTGGCGCTTGCTACAACGTTTTTTGCGAATCGATTCACCCATAAGGAACGAGAGACAGGTAAGGTTGCGTATATACAAGGCTTCTCCTTCATTACGGAAGGAGCCATTCCGTTTGTCGCTGCTGACCCGGTACGTGTGCTGCCTGCGGCTATGGCGGGATCGGCTCTTGCAGGTGCGCTTGCGATGGCTTTTGGTATTAAGCTGCGCGTTCCGCATGGAGGGATCTTCGTGATTCCGATTGTGCAGGGAAGTATTCTTCTTTATATGCTGGCCATTGTAGCCGGGGCCTGTGTGACAGCTCTTCTGGTCGGATTGCTGAAAAAGCCGATTCAGCCACCTACAGAAGAGGCGGATCGAAAGACTTAA
- a CDS encoding phosphocarrier protein HPr, translating to MVEKTFEIKNESGLHARPATALVQAASRFSSHIELEYKNKKVNLKSIMGVMSLAVSKGAVVTVTAEGVDEVEAIEGIEHVMKSQGLGV from the coding sequence ATGGTTGAAAAAACATTTGAAATCAAAAATGAATCCGGATTGCATGCACGTCCTGCAACCGCTCTGGTACAGGCCGCGAGCCGTTTTTCTTCTCACATTGAATTGGAATATAAGAATAAAAAAGTAAACCTGAAATCGATCATGGGTGTGATGTCGCTTGCGGTCTCAAAAGGTGCGGTCGTTACAGTAACTGCGGAAGGTGTAGATGAAGTGGAAGCGATAGAAGGGATTGAACATGTAATGA